TTTTACACACGACCAACTTTATACTCTCAACATCTTGTACAATCGCCAATATACCAACGCGACTGATAAAGTCTTCCCACGTGGCACCAGTAACGAAAAGAGGTGTGTACAGTTTTACCtcgtggggggggggggggggcagTCGTATCCAACAACGATTGGCGGAGGAGCAGTGGTAACCCCATCCCACTCTCTGACTGCGTTGATTTCTACCTTTGCCTCTCCTTCATCCACGTTGTCCTCAGATGAAATAACGACTTCAGCGGGAGAAGCATCTCCGACGACCTCGTGTATCAGTGGCTGATCCCTTCCAGTAGCAGAACCCAAGACATAAGACCCTACCGATGAAGAAGAATTTGTCGCAACGTCAACATACCCTTGACCTTCACTAGCGCGCTCATCGGACGACTATGAGAAGGAAGACATGATTATTTGGAAGAGAAGGGCGTAAAAATCGGTGGGAGAAGTTGGGAGAAAAAGCATGACAATGACAGTGACCCTACATCCTATTTATAGCCGAAAAAAGTGGTTCCAGATTTCAATCTCAATCGTCCATCACACTTGCATCTGACGACCAGGGAGGCTCGACCTTTCAAATTCAACGGTCACAGATCCCACGTTCCTACGTGTCCCACAAATAGCAATTGCTTTAAAAATTTAGCTATCCAAGTGAACATTTTTCGTGCCATTTTTGGATTGGTCGGCATAAGTGCAAAACCCCTTCGTCATTGTTAACAATCGCTGGGGGCTTGGGGGCCTGTGTACTATATGAAGTATATCGATCAACACCATAACGAGATCATCAAGAGGTTTAACCGATCAGTCAAGACGCCCGGTCTTGACAGCGAGTATTTATGGTAGTTAGCAACTATATTAAACAGGTATTAATGGCTAATTAATGGGTCAGATTGTCTTACGCTTTACAAATATACAATTATTGGGTTTAattacctaaaaatatattgcattaatggttaatcaatggactTGACTGCCATAAGCCTTATAAATATGTGATTAATGTCCAAGTAAGGACATCTTTTTCTAAGCTAATTAAGTTAAGACCTCCTTGaaaaacatatctgacttgaacGTCAAAGTGTTTTCTAGAGATCAATGACTAGTGAGAGTGAATTACATTCGTGAAGGGAGTTAGACGATTATAAAGAAAAGCACTAGAGAATTGATCATAATTGAAGTTGAGCTAGGAAGGACGATCGTCTCTCGTACCCATTCAACCAAAACACATctagtattttttattgattttttttttattttaatcgtGTCAGAGTACTTATGCTAAGCTGGGATGCACACAAGGATGgttttttctcctcttttccACCTCCTTCCAGGTCAGTTTGTGTAGATCTGTCATTGGTTGGAGAAAGGTTTCCTATGTTTTTCTGGGTTGTTTTTCTTCCAGGATCAGTTTGTGTAGAAACTGGTTCAGATTTAGCACACCGAGAAACTGTTGGTTAGATAGTTTTCAAGTCCAAGTTAGGCCAGTAGAGAGAATTACAAGGATTTAGGTTGATCATCATGACTGAACCTTATAGTTTACAATAAGTACAACATGCAAAAACCAAGGATTTGATTTCTCTAAATTGTACACCAAGTAGGAAATAGTAATTGTTGATTAATCAACAATTgagattataataaatttattttcacacacGTATGTATCTTATTAAAATCTCAATCATTGATTATCAACttttattactatattttatCCTTTGAAGTGTACCCTGCAAAACCAAGATGATAGAACTTTCCCCTTTGCTTATCCAACTCAAGAATCAACTGAAAAAACATGTCAAACATAATAAGTCTTGAGTGGGAGATTGATTCAGATGAACATAACTACAGGCCTGGAAGTTGTTCACCCAAACATGTTGTGATGGCCTCATTAGCCTTTTGTGGTTCAGCCCTTTCatcccttttcttcttttccctgAAGCAAAATTTCAGCTCAACTAATCAAAACTTTGCTCAGCAAAACAAGCAAGTTATAAGTGCAAATATGTCACATTTATTAGttctataatttatttcttgTCAGACTAATAGTACATTCAACATTTCAAAATCAACTTTGCCAaacaataaatcaaataaatagtCAGTAGAGTTAGAAACTACAAAAATCTCAAATTTAAACTACATGTTAATATGTTAATACATATGTTTTATTTTGGGCTAAAAagtcataaatatttaatataattgcaAATTCAAACTAGTGGGAATGTCTGGATTTTACTTCTTTTTCAGCTTTTACATTCaccaattatatatttcaagtgaaaaaccatgaaaTCAGAGAACAATGGAATGACAAGGTTTCATATTTACCTGTCAACATACTCCTTCAGCAGCTCTTTTGCTTGAACCAACTTTGAGAGCAGGTTGCGATACACGTCCAAGTCCCGATCAACACTTCTTTTGTTGATGTTCAAAGCCGCACAAAGCTGTTAAGTTCACACCAAAGAGGAATTTATAAGAGCTACAAATATTAACTAGGATGCACAAAATAGAAATTTCTGCTATCATATATTGAGAGTAATCTGGTAGAAAGACACACAATGTTAATCTCTTCTAATATGATAGAGTTTCTTGGTTTGCAATTTGCTACAACTCATGTAAATGAGAGCTAGGCTTGGTAGTTTCAACTTCAAATTGTAAATGCAAAATAACTGTTTAAAAAGACTTCCCTACCAATATTTATAGGTAAATAAATTCAGTTTCAGTTCATGAGCTAAAATCAGCTTCGACAATTAATGCAAAAAGTTTTCTCATTCAACCTTTACACTGTGCATACCTTGATTTAGCTTATGACAAAAATTCAATCCATTTTACCTTTCTATCTTCTTTTCCCAGGAGTTCTTTAAAAAAGTATACCAAAATCgtcaaaaattcaaatcataAGTCTCAAATGAATCGTTTAACCTTGTCCAAAATTGTTGGATCCGTAGCATTTGCCAACTCAAGCAGACGAAATAGTCCAACTGCAAAGAAACGATTATAACTGAATTCACCTTTCCCCGCTGCTCTTTCTGCTATTTCCTTTAGAATCCCCTCAACTTCTCCTTCTTTGGATGAAAACTCAAGAAGGGAACTTGGGTTTTGAACCCGAGCCCACTCTTCCAACTTCCTTGCATCTATTCTGTATAAAACATcattatataacataaaaattatagaaaatagtCTTTGAAATGAACAAGTTCAATAAGggtttttcatctttataaaaaCCACTTTAAAAGTTTCACCTATTAATTAAGCTACTATGATTTCTAATCCATTGATGTAAAAAGTGCGtataaattaaactcaaatGCAAATCCTTAAAAATGACACTGATATTAGTGCTTTCATTTCTGCTAATGATTTTGAAAAggaagaacaaaacaaaaactacacaatgtcctaaCCTGTATTCTTGTGGATCTTCATTCAACGCCTTAATGTAGGCTTGGAAGATGGCATCTCGGTCCTCATCACTAGGATACCCTTCCATGAGTTTATCATACACAGTGACAAAACCAAGAGCAAACACAGGGTCATAGCGGTATGATCTCTTGTATCTCATTAAATGTTGCTGCACAATAAGCTCCTGCAGCACTGTGTTGTAGATACTAGGAATTGGTCGCTTATATGCCTTCAGGAAATTCAACTTTGTCTCCGAAACAGTGGGAGCATCTGCACACCATGCAACACATAAATGAATGTGtgaagagagagagatagataCACTCATATATATACCTTTTCTTCCTTAATTTGTGGGGTGATAGAAATAACTTGAGTTTTTCTCAtaacacacataaacacacaaagCAAGTTCAAAAGAAAGACAATAACCTGTGACAGAAGACAGGCATTGAAcaaccatgttagaagtggagttGGAAGCTCGAACGCCAACATGGTGGTTGGAGAAATGAGTGCGGAGGCCAAAGAAGTCTGAAGAGGTGGCGAGAAAAGGAGTAGAGGAAAAggttagtttttttctttctgggCAGTGAGTGATtgcagagaaagagagagaagtgaGAGCCGCCATGGATGGAAACTAACTGAAAAAGAACGAACACGGCAAGAAAGAGAGCGAACGAGATGAAGGACAAAATCGAAAGAAGATCTGCATTGCATTGCTTTCAAACGCACGTTTGTGTTGGAATGAAAACAAGACAACAGATCCAAAAGCTTATCCACACTGTGAAGTCTCAAACTGAAACTGAAACCTTCGTTTGTCCGCTTTCCAACCAGCCACTCACGTGACGACACGTTCAACTTTCGCACtctcgttttctttttctacgCTAAAACAATAACAGAGTTACAATTTTCTGCAACTGTTGTGTGGAAGTTACACCAACACAGCATTagaacaaaaaactaaaatgcatttactattaatatatttgagATTTTCTAAACTGCGTAAATGTGAAGAATGCATTTTTGATATGATTATTGGGTGTTATAGTGGTTTGTAAGAGGTAGCTAAAGCTGCTTTTCTTCTACGGTTTTTGACACATCTCACATCTCTGTCTAACTGCTGCCCGAAAGGAGATTGATTTTTGAGCAGTCAGATTAACCTGTCACATACCATCTCATTTTATAAGACTTTTCTTAAgaaattatttcttcttttttttatacgatctttttgtaattaaatggttttttctttctgaaatatttaaaatttgtaaaacttgaAATTATCGataagtt
This genomic interval from Vigna radiata var. radiata cultivar VC1973A chromosome 8, Vradiata_ver6, whole genome shotgun sequence contains the following:
- the LOC106769746 gene encoding protein THYLAKOID FORMATION1, chloroplastic, with protein sequence MAALTSLSFSAITHCPERKKLTFSSTPFLATSSDFFGLRTHFSNHHVGVRASNSTSNMVVQCLSSVTDAPTVSETKLNFLKAYKRPIPSIYNTVLQELIVQQHLMRYKRSYRYDPVFALGFVTVYDKLMEGYPSDEDRDAIFQAYIKALNEDPQEYRIDARKLEEWARVQNPSSLLEFSSKEGEVEGILKEIAERAAGKGEFSYNRFFAVGLFRLLELANATDPTILDKLCAALNINKRSVDRDLDVYRNLLSKLVQAKELLKEYVDREKKKRDERAEPQKANEAITTCLGEQLPGL